The Xenopus laevis strain J_2021 chromosome 4L, Xenopus_laevis_v10.1, whole genome shotgun sequence genomic sequence GGTTTGTTCTTTTTAgtagcagcttattggccagtgtacaGGACCCTCTAATGGGCTTCCCTGACCAATACCTGGATGAAAATCGTCTAGctattgattggacaggtttaaaaatgccACAACGGGAACACAGGCGGTTGGAGCAAGCACTGACGGTTTGTCGGTTCTCTTCATTGTGATCCAGTCGTTGGGCATATTGGGGGGCAAATACGCTTCTTTCTCAACCTTGCCACGCAAGCAGATCTTTaactgtatggccagctttaaggtatggagatcaaattaGTGGATCTGAATGCTGTATGTCCCACCCATTCCAggtaatactactactactaccaccaccaccaccaccaccacgtTGCTTTCTGGATACATCATAGATAAGTTAGGTAGAATGTTCATATAGTTCGTATCCTCTCTTTATATAACATTAAAGATTAGGACTTTAACTAGACACTTCAAATATAGTAGAGTATATGCAAATACCTTTTAACTCTTAACAGACTTTtgctgtattgtgtgtgtgtgtatagcagGGTTCTAATCACTTTAAGTCACCCACACCCTTCTTTCACGCAGCTTTAATTGAAGTGTGACATAGCGTTTCCTTTTGTTCTAATAGTAATGCCACTTTGACAAATCTTTTTTTCTCACCCCCAAAATCTGTTTGGCACCGTAGTGTTAAGTGACTTTTAGGGAGGAGCAGGAGGTTAGACAGTTGTTTTGGAACTTCCCCCAACTACCTTTAAtgtcataataaaaatattaaacctttaaatatttaacctTTTAATTGTCTCAATAGGAGctgtaaagatatatttttttgtcttcCATACCTGATCAAATTTTGCCAAAATTGCAGATATACACTACAACAGGCATACACTTACATTTCTGCTGTGCTTCTACTGTCAGAGCACATTGATAAGTAATGGCATCAAAATCCATGTAACTTGTTGCTAATCACTCCCTGTGGATATCAGTGAGATGCGCTGGCAGTTGCTCTGCCCCTTGTCATGCCATAAAATGCACAAGAAGCCCCTTGTGTCCCATTACCCTTGGTAATGTGAAGTCAAAAGGCACAGCATGAAGGACAGGATTAATTCATGCATTTGTTTACTCTGAGTGATCAGGCAAGGGGgtttattaaagggacactggAACTGATTTGTTACCTACTGAACCTGTCAGTTTTCACGCTCCTTAAATCTGGTATGCCCATCTTCATTGTTCAAAGCCGtttgatgaaaataaaattatttagtcAACTAAAAATAATAAGATCATTAACCTGTTTACGCTAAGTGGTCGAACATGTTGAGATTAAATTGGGCAGTTTGGATAATTGTGACCATACTGCCAGTCTGACTGTGTGTGTGCCACGTTCTTAGTACAACTAGTTTGTATGAGGTGCAATTGTTGTGGAACAGTCCCTGCCAAAATGTGCTTTCTATTTCTTGTCTGTAATCCAACCAATCCCATACCAAAACAAACTTGCTGCCATATTTAACAGCTAAAACCACAATGTATGTTAAAGGCTAAAATACATGAAAGTCTGAATGTTTCCAAATTCAAGACTGTTAAGAAAAGAGGACAGGGAAAACACACTAAAAGGCATTACTACATTTTATTGTTGTGTTAAAATTTTTACCCAATGTTGCCCTTTTTTTATAAAACGGATACATAATGGTTGTGAGATTATTTATATTGGGCAGCATTCCTATTGCAAAAGTTTGGCTAGCGTCTACAAAGTTACCCTGAAACGCGCAAGAAGTCACCCTTTAATACTTGCCAGTTAATCTTGAATGTAATGGTAATTTTGTATTGCTCTGTATTCTGTGATTTGTATTGATCCCTTTCTGTTCtgttattgtattgttttaaagTACAAAGCTGaagtttacaagtacattagaggacattagagacaaatagtaggggacctttttacccataaagaggatcagaggccatcccttcagactagaagaaaagagctttcatttgaagcatgttggtggttctttacagtgaggttgtggaatgcactgccggttgatgttgtgatgactgattcagttaatgcttttaagggtaaggtcacactgggcgtttcggggagatttagtcgcctggcgactaatcgcctcaatgtattaaattggcaaatcaagaaacagcaaggagcagaatacctgctattcagtCTTTATTGTGCATTATTATTGTGCATTCCACACGACATCTTTCGGGCAGCAAGGGCCACATTGGGTGTCTGACACTAAAGATAGTCTGCTGTCTTCTTTGCAGCATTTCATTACTCTTTAGCTACTGAGAGCATTAACCTTATCTTACTGTTGCagactgccaaacaaagcctttaCATATATATTGGTGGTACTTCCTTCCATTCCCGAGACTAGTGACCCCTTTTGTCTTTTaggcatcaaagtgtttaaagatagtaaattaattatttattataatattgaggggggggggttaatagGTCACTGGTTTTTGTAGGTCAAGTTGTTTTGAGATGTTCTTGTTGTGTAACCTGATTACATTGCTCTGTAAGCCTTAATGTCTTATGTTGAGAGTTGCAAGTGACAGGCAGGCTCTGAAACTCAGAGacccatttttatatttttgccttttataATGCCGACATGGTTTATCTGTAAACTattatacttttgtttttttgttttgttttaagaacAGCCTTATATCTAGTTTAGAACACACTGATATTGTCGCATAAAAAATAAAGGTCTTTCCAACAGTAGCAGGGCTTCTTCTGAGGTAAATCAGAAGTTGCTTACCTCCATTACAAATATTGCAGTCAGTCTTTTCACGTGCTGTTTGCAGTCATGCCAAATTCCCttctttatctgtaatataagaaTATCTTGGTACTGTATATTTCCCTAATCCCACACAGCATAAATGAAGAAATTCCAGTGTGGTGGGATATGTACATTTTGGGCAAATAAAATCTGCAATATTGTGAAGGGAGTAGTGGAGTAGTAAAACCGACACAATCCGTTCGTATTTACTTGTTTGcagattttctttttaacttgtatgtgTTGGTAGAGTTTAGTAggcaataaaatgtaacaatccTTCCCAGCTCTTATTAATGTCCCTCATTTCCAGGTATGCCTATCTGGCACACCCTGCATTCCCAAAGCATGAACACCTTAATAGATATTGATCTCTTCTCTTTTACCTTGcctttattttattgttgtgCCTCTTTTATTTTCCATCTATTTTGATACTTTTATTGCAGCTTCCCTGTTAACTATAAATATCAATGCAAAACATTGCATAACTTAACTGGTGCTGTAAATGCTAATTCCTATTTTTGCTTGAAGTGTTTACTAGTTTCAAGCAGGGGCAAAGCACCAATTTTTTTGACTTCCGTGCACATTGCCTCTGCTTTTGGTGCTTTGTAAGAGTCACAAgcggcagggccggatttacatagcgggcacccctaggccccctgttgcctcccttttattcgctcaaattttcatcattggtacTTCAActatggggattggtgcacaggaattaaaaactattgtatctcctgcgcatcccctgtgtttctgaaccaatgtgggtgtggttgggcagcatgccgtcccctaaaatcttgctgtcCTAGGCCCGGGACTTGGTGACCtccccacaaatccaggcctgacaagAGGACAGCTGTGCACAGATTTACCCTGCTTCACGGCGCAGAtcgaaggaatcacaagagacggTATTGCTCAattttcttgcggctttatttggcacatctagtgagtttctagcagtgggttggtgaggaaaacctatgcgtttcgtgccctctttccaggcacttcgtcagggtcCCTGGAAAGAGGGCACGAAACGAAGTggttttcctcaccaacccactgctagaaactcactagatgtgccaaataaagccgcaagaaaatTGAGCAATAccgtctcttgtgattccttcgatctgcgccgtgaaacggggtaaatctgtgcactGAAGTTACCTCCTCAACGAGGTGAggaggatcccgcgagagctgcgactGAAGGGAGAGACGCTGCACAaagaagggtgagctccgataTAATATCTAGACCTGTTTTTGATGCTTATTCACAAGAGGACAGCTGTGgctataaagtagggatgcaccgaatccactatttttggattcggctgaacccccctgacgaagtgcctggaaagagggcacgaaacgcgtaggttttcctcaccaacccactgctagaaactcactagatgtgccaaataaagccgcaagaaaatTGAGCAATAccgtctcttgtgattccttcgatctgcgccgtgaaacggggtaaatctgtgcactGAAGTTACCTCCTCAACGAGGTGAggaggatcccgcgagagctgcgactGAAGGGAGAGACGCTGCACAaagaagggtgagctccgataTAATATCTAGACCTGTTTTTGATGCTTATTCATAAGAGGACAGCTGTGgctataaagtagggatgcaccgaatccactattttggattcggctgaacccccaaatcctttgtgaaagattcggccgagaaccgaatccgaaccctaatttgcatatgcaaattaggggtgggaaatttttttacttccttgttttctgacagtcatttccctccccgtccataatttgcatatgcaaattagggtttcggattcggttcgaccgggcagaaggattcggccgaatcataatcctgctgaaaaagaccgaatcctggattcggtgcatccctataaagtaCATTAGGTAGCTGGTATTTACTGTCTGCTCAAGGCAGGTTTAAGCACTAGGATCccttttcacctttaagttaacttttagtatgttatagaattataagcaacttttcaattggtcttcattaattttttataatttttaaattgtttgccttcttataacttttttcagctttccaatgggggggtcactgaccccatcttaaaaaacaatcctctgtaaggctacaaatttattgttattgctatttttccttacccatctttctattttggccctcccttattcatattccagtctcttgttcaaatcagtgcatggttgctagggtaatttggaccctagcaaccagattgctggcaaatattaaaatgaaaaccaattgcaaattgtctcatgatATCACTTcctacaatatactaaaagggAATTCCGCTTTAACAGGCTGCTATTAGTTACTCAAGTGGAGCAAACTTTTCAGATGAATCAGAAGATTCATAATAAGGCATGGTCTTTTGTTTGTTGTTTACATCTCTACAGCCCCCATGCTGCCCGTAGACACAAGCAATGCATGCGGTTTATTTCACAGTGTAGGTTACCATTATTAGAATTCCTTGCGTGTGTTATTCAGAACAGCTTCTGACCACCTCAGTAAGTGTTGACAATAGAATCTTACTcttagagtcctgcatggaaccaatttgttaaactctcacctgcaacccgcatacttaTCCGGTTGtatccactacccgacccgcaattATCTGATCCCCTAGGTACCcggcccgctgcaggactctagtacgAGTACACATTTCTAATAATTAGTTCTTATAAAGCATCCAGTGCTCAATGGCAATTGACAGTGCTTGTGGTTTGTTTTATGAAAGTTTGCAGCTTAATTCCTCTACTTCTCTGTGTTGGATCTGTGCCCTAGTGATTCCCGAAATCCAAGCAGTGCTTAGCATCAGAGTTTATTTCCATAGTTGCTCAACAGGAAAAGCAAAGGGCAGTGTTTTCTTCTGTAGGATTAACATAAGAGTACTGTGTGCGGAATAGTATTTTTTACTAGTAATATGGTTCATATTCTAACATATGCTGTTGTAAAGGGCTCACACATTGGCCCAGTGTATGATATGATGGATTTCAGGTGTGACAGATAATCCAGCTGAGTGAAAGATCAATTCTTATCTATTTCAGTAAAAGTCTGGGTGAGTTTTCTGTGTCATTTTCCTGTGAAATCCTAACTACGTTACTGCATTCCACTGGGTTTCTTAATGACAGCTGTGAAAGTTTCCCTCCCTGCCAGCCTAGATTCTGGTAACATTTCCTTGTCACCACATGAAGTTTGCCAATCTGTTCTTCTATTCTTAAGTTACATTATTTATGGTGAGGGAGCCAAGATACGCATCTGTGTTAAAAAGTGAGCACCTCTGCCATTCAGAAATACACTGTACCTGTATTACAGGGATGTTTCACTGTTCCACCGTTCAATAATGACATGTTTCACTGTTCCACAGTTCAATAATGacagttttacaaaaaattttGTACCAGCATTTTGTGCATTCCTCCCCAGGTGACTTGAAAATCACACTTAAATAGTGAAAACTAGTTTGCCTATAGATTTAAAGTGATACtttatcagaataaaaaaatgttttgaaaaagggTGGTCCCCTTTTATTCTTTCATGATAAAACTACTTTTTCTGTGCTCATGTGACTTTCCTTTTTACCACACAACTAACTAAAgacaaatgaaatgtaattttacGCCATATATATGAAAGTCTCCATCTACATTACTGGACGGCTGCAACACTGTTCAAGGAATTGGCATCATTCATGTAAGCCCCTGCCCTAGTAGAACTTACAGTATAGGGAACCAATTAATAAGTgaacatacaaattccttgcAAATACaaccctggctggaatcaaacctattgcgctctatatctatatctataattttcccaaaaatttccagTTCCGGGGGCAAAAATGTTGAAAATCgtccgaaaattcgaatcgtacaaatttttcggattttccgcccgaaaaattagattttttccggatttttgcccaaaaaccaagaaatgtttggatttttgcacgaaacccagcacaggtcaggatatcttcgggacctctcccattgacttgagatgctggattttcagattctgacgttttccatcctctgggcataagtcccaaaaaattcaaggttttttttttctactaaaaattcgggttttaaagttataaaaactcgaatttttctggtttttggcatttaataaataacccccttaatgtataaattTGCAGTTCAGCAGAGCAATACTTAAATCTTTTATTTGAAGTATTTACCGTGCTTCTAGAGGCATTGTAGCTCTCCTAGGACTGGTGGGTGTGTGGAGTACAAGAAGCTGGTATCTATGGACTGCTATGATTATTTGGAATGGTTGAGGACAacctgttcttttttttcttacctttttAGACCTCACCAAAGATGTCTGCAAAAACAACCAGCACAAATAACATAGCACAGGCACGAAGAACTGTACAGCAACTCAAAGTAGAGGCCTCCATAGAAAGAATAAAGGTAAAGACCTGTACAATTATTATTGATTTCTTTTCTGTAACCGTTAAAACGTGACAGCTCTTCACTAATGGTGCATTTGATTCCTCACCCCATAATGTgcttttacttctgtattaaacTCTGTGTACTTCACCAAAAATATGTGTTTTCGTGTATGTACTGAGTTGCAGCATTAGCATTAGCttgtttctcttcttcttttaGATTTCAAAAGCGTCGGCTGATCTCATGCGTTACTGCGATGAACATGCCAAGAATGATCCTTTGCTCATGGGTATCCCGGCATCCGAAAACCCCTTCAAGGATAAAAAGCCTTGCATTATATTGTAGTCTCATTACTAgtgaacatcattttttttttttttaacttttatctcTTTCCAAAGCAAAACAGATCCCAACTAAAATCTGTTATTTACTTGAGAAAAAAatgggtagaaaaaaaaaatataccaatgATTCTTTTATATATTCTCCCTTTATAGCTTTCTTACACatggcaacagatttttttttttaccaaatgtcTGACCAGAATGAGGCGGATACATATTTATTTGTCAGCAGTGTTTACTTGTCATTTTAAACCTTTCTAGAAAATTGAAGTAAGACAACGTTGCCTCAACTTGCTGCATAGGTCTGATCATTGCAGGCAAGGAATGATGTAGTTTTATTATGAGCTCACATTCCTGCTGAATTCAACCCAAAAGTCAAATTGGCAAGCCTCAGCCATGGACTGTTAACTTGTCCCTCTTTCTAAGCTTTTGAACCTAGAACACTATGGGCTGCTTCTCAGGATCTTGCAAAAGCCAAATTGTATTTGTACCAATTTAATGAATGTAAcagcaacatttatttttcagaagATATTTCTGTTGTGTTGCTATTGGGTTTATCATTTTAGAACCATAATATGTAAGATTTGTAATTGTTTACCCCTATTTTATCTTATGTCATGGGGTAGGAAGTATATTTTTAGATGGAGCTGCTGGAAAGGGAGGGCACACATTTTATCAGGTATGGATGTGGGTAAATTAGGAATGTTAGACCTACATTGCTTTAGTTATGAGCATCTTCGAAGTTGAATTACCATCAGTTGCAGTGGTTGATTTGTCATCTGTGCCTAGGGTTGAGTGCAGGAGCAAGCAGTTCTAAAACAAATGGGGCCAAGCATGACAAACATAGAATCTACACATGCCCCTGCAGCAAGTTTGTTATTCTAATCAAAATAATAACCTAAACCAAGCTAGCAACTTCATGAGGGAATTATTGAGTGTACaagtttgcttattttttttttttttttttttaaatacatttttttggaccAAGTTAGCGGAACATGTATGCTCTAAATTCATATTTTAGAACAAGAATCTACAATGCCAAAATAACCTACTTTAAGGTTAGTTAAGGACCAAGCGTTGGGTTAACCTTTGAACCTAGATGTCATTTATGTGATTGGCACCTCAGCTTagctatacttaaagggatactgtcaagggaaaaaaaaattcaaaatgcattaggttaatagtgctgctccagcagaattctgcactgaaatccatttctcaaattctcacatttaattttgaaatttgacatggggcaagacatattgtcaatttcccagctgcccccagtcatgtgacttgtgctctgataaacttcagccactctttactgctctactgcaagttggcgtgatatcacctcctcccttcttcccccccccccctcccccagcaaccCAGCAgccacaacagaacaatggggaaggtaaccagatagcagttccctaacacaagataacagccccctggtggatataagaacagcactcatgaaaatcatgacagcatccctttaaacagGGGGTGTATTTGTAATTCTGGTCGAACTTGCAGCCTGAGATACACAAACCCTTCTAGAAACCCTTCTACATGAAAACTAGTTTCTATTTCTTTTTGCATCAGTTAAAATGAATTTCCTAATGATGATGTTCCTTTATACAATATCCTGCATAAAGAGGATGCTTTAGTACTGACTGCACATAGGTATATGATAAGTGTTTATTTTGTACAGAATTGCCTTTCAAGATATATAATTTTGAATCAAAGGCAAACTTCACTTCCAAAACAAATCAAAAAAGAGAAACGATTTGTGCAGTTTGTTTACAGCATTATAAAATCTGCAACATATGTATAAAAAAGGGGGGTCCATCAAAATGAtgttaattatttaccttttgtgattgttttgatttttctttttttttttacccatctttTTGAGGTCTTGTTCAGAGTTTCCCAGCATTTTGTACACCATGTGCTACAATAGCTACATTTAAATTTACAAAAGGCATTGGGTGCCATATAAGTAGAAGTGGTACATTTCTCACACTTTCCCTAGGCCCTATGCACACAGGAATAAGTTCACTTATTGACACAATGCTTGAATGTTGTGTACGGGACATCAGCCATGCAATTTATACAAGCCTGGGAGAAGTTTGTAAGCTTTGCCAAAACAATGCTGGTTAACAAAGCCAATAAAGACAACCAGCCACCAACAACAGCCTTGGATTGGCTTCCAACTTGTACCAACATTAGTAACTTCCAGCAGACAGGTCCAGTTGTGTGTCTGATGGCCAAACACTTCAGGCAGCATCTAGTAGAGTACATTATAAGCACCATTGCTAATGGGGGATCAGTGGGTTGCTGGGTTTGATTCGTTTCAAGTTAAAGGGGTTAAatgaggattttttttcatgGCTTAGCTTTGCAGTCAGCTGAGAAACATTCCAATTACAATAGTACAAGGGGATACCAGCCACAGCCATTTTACTCCATGCAAAAATACAGCCTCTTAAATTGTGAtgccttttttatttgtattttttatatatatatatatatatatatatatatatatatatatatatatatatatatatatatatatatatccacaatggagtgcgggtccatcctttactacatatgcaaaaaacttgaccaacgcacccatcatctaaaaaatccggtaagagtgcgctcaccacaattgactttatatatatatatatatatatatatatatatatatatatatatatatatatatatatatatatatatatatatatatatatatatatatatatatatatatatatatatatatatatattaaaatacaaattaggGCATCTCATTATAAAACAAGCAGCAGAATAgggtaaacatttaaaaaaataataatggtctTTTGTTTAAGGAATATGTTCACTGTTTATTGTCTGGTCCATAGGAAAGAATAATACAGTAAGGTTGccaccaaagatttttttttaacttaatatttttctttttactgtacATAATTGTGTACCACTGAAGTATAAACACTGAGATTGGATAAAATATCTAATTTACTAGATGAAAGCTGGTATTCCCAGAAAAGTAACATTCTAAAACTACATTAAGAAACCACTGTATTTGGCACCCTTGTGGGGCTTCCAGATGATCTAAAACCATTTGTGTATTCACACCTCTTTCAATGCCaagtaataaatataacattgGAATTTCTGCTAATTATTGTTTGACAAAAAGATGGCGGATTAGATAAATTGTACAGGGAACTTTTGAGTCGTGAAGGTTTGTCGTTTCCTTTCAGCTCTGCATCTGCAGTAATGGTCAGCAGAAAATGCCATTGATATTGTGTTAATAAGTATTtttataaaaggcaaatattgcacttttactaTTGCCAGTGTATGCTTATTTACTGAACCATAAACCAGCCAAGTAAATAATACTTTTGTGAAGCTTTGGCAATAAATTCTCttttctaaaattgttacaaatcgAATCTGCTCTGATAGTGGTGCTCTGACacaatgccatatatatatatcttgtgtttcctaaaatgtttatttttagattttatttttcctatACAAATGAATTCTATATCCTCATTTGTGCATGGCCACTAAATGAgaataattctattttattaaggtacaAAGTCAAGATGGGGGGTTGTAGTCGTGTACTATATGGTGTTTAGACCCTCCTGGGAGCTAGAGAGAAGTAGCAGAGCTCTCTTGGGCAGGTAAAGTCACATTTTTGCTTATATTTAGCAAGTTGCTTAAATGGGCAGAGGgggttttgttatatatatatatatatatatatatatatatatatatatatatatatatatatatatatatatatttttttttttttagattacgCTCTATGTGCCATAGAGGTTTATGCTATGTATGGTTTATTCCTGGACTGGAGAGATTCAACCAACTATATCCAGCAGTGACAGGTTTATGTATTCTATATGAATGTATATTCAATTTAGCTTTAATTTTGGTTACAGTATGTAACTGGGCACAAGTCTGTTTCTGTGATTT encodes the following:
- the gng12.L gene encoding guanine nucleotide binding protein (G protein), gamma 12 L homeolog (The RefSeq protein has 1 substitution compared to this genomic sequence), which encodes MSAKTTSTNNIAQARRTVQQLKVEGSIERIKISKASADLMRYCDEHAKNDPLLMGIPASENPFKDKKPCIIL
- the gng12.L gene encoding guanine nucleotide binding protein (G protein), gamma 12 L homeolog isoform X1 encodes the protein MSAKTTSTNNIAQARRTVQQLKVEASIERIKISKASADLMRYCDEHAKNDPLLMGIPASENPFKDKKPCIIL